A window from Thermoanaerobaculia bacterium encodes these proteins:
- a CDS encoding FtsX-like permease family protein, with amino-acid sequence LLRSLVRLTAVDPGFAPGHAVAFQVSLPETRYRQPAARTAFARELESRIAAIPDVVAVGRVTRLPLMASANNITTFLSVEGRPLPPAERPEIDFRRASTGYFAAMRIPILEGRLVTEAEIAAGARNVVVNGAFARRFFPGESAVGRRISTATASGEGDWQTIVGVVGDVRHLGLATPPRPEVYYHVDTSPPTGPVFVVRSGGDARALPGEIRAAVSALDREVPITNVARLDDLVGESAAPRRIALEILGAFALLAVLLAGVGVYGVISFSSAQRTREIGVRIAVGASPSSIVRLVVADAARPAAVGIVLGLVGAIAATRLVSPLLYAVSPRDPLTFAAVAAALAATALAAAALPARRAARLDPSRSLRQE; translated from the coding sequence CCTGCTCCGCAGCCTGGTTCGCCTCACGGCGGTCGATCCCGGCTTCGCCCCCGGCCATGCCGTCGCGTTCCAGGTCTCTCTTCCCGAAACGCGCTACCGGCAGCCGGCGGCGCGCACCGCGTTCGCGCGCGAGCTCGAATCGAGAATTGCCGCGATCCCGGACGTCGTCGCGGTCGGCAGAGTCACCCGGCTGCCGCTGATGGCCTCGGCCAACAACATCACGACGTTCCTGTCCGTGGAAGGCCGGCCCCTTCCTCCCGCGGAGCGCCCCGAGATCGACTTTCGCCGGGCCAGCACGGGGTATTTCGCCGCGATGCGCATCCCGATCCTCGAAGGCCGGCTCGTGACCGAGGCGGAGATCGCCGCGGGCGCGCGCAACGTCGTCGTCAACGGAGCCTTTGCGCGCCGGTTCTTCCCGGGGGAGAGCGCCGTCGGCCGGAGGATCTCGACCGCGACCGCGAGCGGCGAGGGCGACTGGCAGACGATCGTCGGGGTCGTGGGGGACGTGCGGCATCTGGGCCTCGCCACTCCCCCGCGGCCCGAGGTCTATTACCACGTCGACACGTCTCCGCCGACGGGGCCCGTGTTCGTCGTGCGGTCCGGAGGGGACGCTCGCGCGCTTCCGGGAGAGATCCGTGCGGCCGTGTCCGCGCTCGACCGGGAGGTCCCGATCACCAACGTCGCGAGGCTGGACGATCTCGTCGGCGAATCCGCCGCGCCCCGCCGAATCGCGCTCGAGATCCTCGGGGCGTTCGCGCTCCTCGCCGTGCTGCTCGCGGGCGTGGGCGTCTACGGCGTGATCAGCTTCTCGTCCGCCCAGCGGACGCGGGAGATCGGCGTGCGCATCGCCGTCGGCGCATCGCCGTCGTCGATCGTGCGCCTCGTCGTCGCCGACGCCGCCCGCCCGGCTGCCGTGGGCATCGTCCTCGGGCTGGTCGGCGCGATCGCGGCGACGCGGCTCGTCTCTCCGCTCCTCTATGCGGTCTCGCCGCGCGATCCGCTCACGTTCGCCGCCGTCGCCGCCGCGCTCGCGGCGACGGCGCTCGCGGCGGCGGCGCTCCCCGCGCGGCGCGCCGCGCGCCTCGATCCGTCCCGAAGCCTGAGACAGGAGTGA
- a CDS encoding ABC transporter permease codes for MGIAQDFRFAARLLRKSPGFAAVSIAVLALGIGGNAAIFTLVNRVMLRPLPYPEPERLMALSLTASGRGMKNLAASDALPWSFPKFRMLREIDRDFERLAAFGEDALNLAGTGEPERVRVEYASGDYFPMLGVRAQAGRLLSPTDDSAGAAPAALLADGLARRRFGSPAAAVGRIVSLNGIPVTVVGVAAPGFSGLGGAAALWVPLALAPRLLYPSALAEAGDHWLDVVGRRRAGVTDSAALAEISAAGLRIAEAFPVPARFNDGSVWGARAVPLGEARKDPWVRRALTILLAAIGAVLLLACGNLAALLVARGAARRHEIAVRLSLGATAGRIRRQLLAESLLLAGAGGALGLEIALWGSRALVAFAPSRPGETGLSAGELLDLSRAAVDLRVVAFTAALALATGVLFGLVPAWRASRGMPGEFLRDSSARGSRRFGKGRSAVVAAEIGLALTLVLGAGLLARSFGALSRVPLGFEPAHVIAFSIKPPETALDEKSTPPFHAALLARISAIPGVRDAGIDLCAPLSGRCNRTGIRQLDGARHAPGTLPPIGIHFVSTGYFSTLSIPLRAGRPFTAADRAGAPRVVIVNETAARRLWPDGRAVGRRIGLGQGGFEDGEQAEVVGVVADVRYGGVDAPPTLDAYIPDLQYAFGASTIFVRFTGNPAGAVPALRAAVRSVAPDLPIDDVRTLGARVADALSSARFAAALLGGFALFATALAALGIYGLLAQAASERSREIGIRLALGATPRTVLAMMLRWSAAVTAAGIAGGAILFALVSRTLGALLFGVRPGDPSTVAVVGGFVAAVAIGASLLPAARAAKTDPVRALRDE; via the coding sequence ATGGGAATCGCCCAGGACTTCCGGTTCGCTGCGCGCCTCCTGCGAAAGAGTCCCGGTTTCGCGGCGGTCTCGATCGCCGTTCTGGCTCTCGGCATCGGCGGGAACGCCGCGATTTTCACCCTCGTCAACCGCGTGATGCTCCGGCCTCTTCCCTATCCCGAGCCGGAGCGTCTGATGGCCCTTTCCCTGACGGCGAGCGGGCGCGGGATGAAGAACCTCGCGGCGTCGGACGCGCTCCCCTGGTCGTTTCCCAAGTTCCGGATGCTTCGCGAGATCGACCGCGATTTCGAGCGCCTCGCCGCGTTCGGCGAGGACGCGCTGAACCTCGCCGGGACGGGCGAGCCGGAGCGCGTCCGCGTCGAATATGCCAGCGGCGACTACTTTCCGATGCTGGGCGTTCGCGCGCAGGCGGGGCGCCTCCTCTCTCCCACGGACGATTCGGCGGGGGCCGCTCCGGCGGCGCTGCTGGCGGACGGGCTCGCGCGCCGGCGATTCGGATCGCCGGCCGCCGCCGTCGGCCGGATCGTTTCGCTGAACGGGATTCCGGTGACCGTTGTCGGCGTCGCCGCGCCCGGGTTCTCCGGCTTGGGCGGCGCGGCCGCGTTGTGGGTACCTCTCGCGCTCGCTCCGCGCCTGCTCTATCCCTCCGCGCTCGCCGAGGCGGGCGACCACTGGCTCGACGTCGTCGGGCGGCGGCGCGCCGGCGTGACGGACTCCGCGGCGCTCGCCGAGATCTCCGCCGCCGGCCTCCGAATCGCCGAAGCGTTCCCCGTTCCCGCCCGATTCAACGACGGGAGCGTGTGGGGCGCGCGCGCCGTACCGCTCGGAGAGGCCCGGAAGGACCCGTGGGTTCGCCGCGCGCTGACGATCCTCCTCGCGGCCATCGGCGCCGTTCTGCTCCTCGCCTGCGGCAACCTCGCCGCGCTCCTCGTCGCCCGGGGCGCGGCACGGCGCCACGAAATCGCCGTCCGGCTCTCCCTCGGTGCCACCGCGGGCCGGATCCGCCGCCAGCTCCTCGCGGAGAGCCTGCTGCTCGCCGGCGCCGGCGGGGCGCTCGGCCTGGAAATCGCCCTCTGGGGAAGCCGCGCACTCGTCGCGTTCGCCCCGTCCCGTCCCGGCGAGACCGGTCTCTCGGCAGGCGAGCTCCTCGACCTCTCGCGCGCCGCCGTCGACCTGCGCGTGGTCGCCTTCACCGCCGCGCTCGCGCTCGCGACGGGGGTCCTCTTCGGTCTGGTCCCGGCGTGGAGAGCGTCGCGAGGGATGCCCGGAGAATTTCTCCGCGATTCTTCGGCGCGCGGCTCGCGCCGTTTCGGCAAGGGACGGTCGGCGGTCGTCGCGGCCGAAATCGGCCTCGCGTTGACTCTCGTCCTCGGCGCGGGCCTCCTGGCCCGGAGCTTCGGCGCGCTTTCGCGGGTCCCGCTCGGTTTCGAACCGGCGCACGTGATCGCGTTCTCGATCAAGCCGCCGGAAACCGCGCTGGACGAGAAGAGCACGCCTCCCTTCCATGCGGCGCTGCTCGCGAGGATCTCCGCGATCCCCGGCGTCCGGGACGCCGGCATCGACCTGTGCGCTCCCCTGTCGGGAAGGTGCAACCGCACCGGGATCCGCCAGCTCGACGGCGCCCGCCACGCGCCCGGGACGCTTCCGCCGATCGGAATTCACTTCGTGAGCACCGGATACTTCTCGACGCTGTCGATCCCGCTTCGCGCCGGCCGGCCGTTCACCGCGGCGGATCGGGCGGGCGCGCCGCGCGTCGTCATCGTCAACGAGACCGCGGCTCGCCGTCTCTGGCCGGACGGACGCGCGGTCGGCCGCCGGATCGGCCTCGGACAGGGCGGATTCGAGGACGGAGAGCAGGCGGAGGTCGTCGGCGTCGTCGCCGACGTCCGCTACGGCGGGGTCGACGCGCCCCCGACGCTCGACGCCTACATCCCCGATCTCCAGTACGCTTTCGGCGCCTCGACGATCTTCGTGCGGTTCACGGGAAACCCCGCGGGCGCGGTACCGGCGCTTCGCGCCGCCGTTCGATCGGTCGCTCCCGATCTTCCCATCGACGACGTCCGGACGCTCGGCGCCCGCGTCGCCGACGCCCTCTCCTCCGCCCGATTCGCTGCCGCGCTGCTGGGGGGATTCGCGCTGTTCGCGACGGCTCTCGCCGCGCTCGGCATCTATGGGCTGCTCGCGCAGGCCGCTTCGGAACGGTCGCGGGAGATCGGCATTCGTCTCGCTCTCGGGGCGACGCCGCGGACGGTCCTCGCGATGATGCTTCGCTGGTCGGCGGCGGTCACGGCCGCCGGGATCGCGGGAGGCGCCATCCTCTTCGCGCTCGTCTCGAGGACGCTCGGAGCCCTCCTCTTCGGCGTCCGGCCCGGCGACCCGTCGACCGTCGCCGTGGTCGGCGGCTTCGTCGCGGCGGTCGCGATCGGCGCGAGTCTCCTTCCGGCCGCGAGGGCGGCGAAAACCGACCCGGTCCGGGCCCTGAGGGACGAATGA
- a CDS encoding ABC transporter permease yields the protein MRSFASNIRFAFRLLRRAPGFALAVIAVLALGIAAAAALFSVVDAAILRPLPFFEPDRLVAVVSADRAHHFRGASSPPDLVDFRASVPALSDVAATMPWTPAATGGGEPERLRGLLVSANFFSMLGVRAATGRTFHPGEESPGRERVVVVGDALWRRRYGADSRLVGHSILLNGDPYTVIGIAPPGFRWGRAYGRNGASEVWAPFALTPERLAAGERGDEYLDLVGRIRPGISLSAAQAQVDALIRRFQRDYPAQFPPGSSVVTTLVPLQRDLVGDTRRPLWILFGAVGFLLLIACTNAAGLLLARAAQRKGEIAIRVSLGASRGRLFVQLLAESVVVTLLSAGAGVAGAWALLRLGTRRLPEDFPGVSAVAIDFRGLLFVLAVAAVTSVVFGLVPLAGAGRADLRRKIDEGRGAGSRSEGRLRRGLVAAQLGLAGLLLVGATLLAISLARVLRVDPGFEARHVITGDLSLPRSRYPDASRREIFRNAAIARLEATPGVRRAGAVSILPLGRNENSGTFDIEGRPDLSGNRQAHAESWAATPGYFDAMRIALLRGRLFNAGDTASSLPVALVDDALARTYFGAEDPVGRRIDFEGGDRERKWRVVVGVVRTVRARSLDDEPRPSFYVPFSQSHEPILTLVARVEGNPASFAGTLRAAVAAADPDQPLGTVAPLEELVSESVSQRRLAAALLAAFALAALLLAAVGLYGVLAFSVARRKREIGVRMALGALPSAIAGLVLRESARMIVAGLAGGLVAAFVLTRFLSSLLFGVAAIDPAAFGGVAAALGAAGLLASFLPARRAARIPPMEALRDE from the coding sequence ATGAGGTCATTCGCCAGCAACATCCGTTTCGCTTTCCGCCTGCTCCGGCGAGCCCCCGGCTTCGCGCTGGCCGTGATCGCCGTCCTCGCCCTCGGGATCGCCGCCGCGGCCGCGCTCTTCTCGGTCGTCGACGCCGCGATCCTGCGCCCCCTCCCGTTCTTCGAGCCGGACCGCCTCGTCGCCGTCGTCTCCGCGGACCGCGCTCACCACTTCCGCGGGGCGTCGTCGCCTCCCGATCTGGTCGACTTCCGGGCGTCGGTTCCCGCGCTCTCCGACGTCGCCGCGACGATGCCGTGGACTCCGGCCGCGACCGGAGGCGGGGAGCCGGAGAGGCTCCGCGGTCTTCTCGTCTCCGCGAACTTCTTCTCGATGCTCGGCGTCCGCGCCGCGACAGGGCGCACCTTCCACCCCGGAGAGGAGTCTCCGGGCCGGGAGCGGGTCGTCGTCGTCGGAGATGCGCTCTGGCGGAGGCGCTATGGCGCCGACTCCCGCCTCGTCGGGCACTCGATTCTCCTGAACGGCGATCCTTACACGGTGATCGGGATCGCGCCGCCCGGGTTCCGCTGGGGAAGAGCCTACGGCCGGAACGGCGCCTCCGAGGTCTGGGCACCGTTCGCGCTCACGCCGGAGCGCCTCGCCGCCGGCGAGCGGGGAGACGAGTATCTCGACCTCGTCGGGAGGATCCGCCCGGGCATCTCGCTCTCGGCCGCCCAGGCGCAGGTGGACGCTCTCATCCGCCGGTTCCAGCGCGACTATCCGGCGCAGTTCCCCCCCGGCAGCTCCGTCGTCACGACGCTCGTGCCGCTGCAGCGCGACCTCGTCGGCGACACCCGAAGGCCTCTCTGGATCCTCTTCGGGGCCGTCGGCTTCCTTCTCCTGATCGCCTGCACCAACGCCGCTGGACTCCTCCTCGCCCGCGCCGCGCAGCGGAAGGGCGAGATCGCGATCCGGGTCTCGCTCGGCGCCTCGCGAGGCAGGCTCTTCGTCCAGCTCCTGGCCGAAAGCGTCGTCGTCACCCTCCTCTCGGCCGGCGCCGGCGTCGCGGGGGCATGGGCGCTCCTGCGCCTCGGCACCCGCCGTCTGCCGGAGGACTTCCCCGGGGTCTCCGCCGTCGCGATCGACTTCCGGGGCCTCCTCTTCGTCCTCGCCGTCGCGGCGGTAACCTCGGTCGTCTTCGGCCTCGTCCCGCTCGCCGGCGCCGGAAGGGCCGACCTGCGGAGGAAGATCGACGAAGGCCGGGGCGCCGGTTCGCGGAGCGAGGGCCGTCTCCGGCGCGGCCTCGTCGCCGCGCAGCTCGGCCTCGCCGGCCTCCTCCTCGTCGGGGCGACGCTCCTCGCGATCAGCCTCGCCCGCGTCCTGCGCGTCGATCCCGGCTTCGAGGCCCGGCACGTGATCACGGGCGACCTCTCCCTTCCCCGTTCCCGGTATCCGGACGCGTCCCGCCGCGAGATCTTCCGGAACGCCGCGATCGCCCGCCTCGAGGCGACCCCGGGCGTCCGGCGGGCCGGAGCGGTCTCGATCCTCCCGCTCGGGAGGAACGAGAACAGCGGCACGTTCGACATCGAAGGGAGGCCGGATCTGTCCGGGAACCGGCAGGCCCACGCGGAGAGCTGGGCCGCGACGCCGGGATACTTCGACGCCATGCGGATCGCGCTCCTGAGGGGACGCCTCTTCAACGCCGGCGACACCGCGTCATCCCTGCCGGTCGCGCTCGTCGACGATGCCCTGGCTCGGACCTATTTCGGCGCAGAAGACCCGGTCGGCCGCCGGATCGACTTCGAAGGAGGCGACCGGGAGAGGAAGTGGCGCGTCGTGGTCGGCGTGGTGCGCACGGTCCGCGCCCGATCGCTCGACGACGAGCCCCGCCCGTCGTTCTATGTCCCTTTCTCGCAGTCCCACGAACCGATCCTGACGCTCGTGGCGCGGGTCGAGGGGAATCCCGCGTCCTTCGCCGGGACCCTCCGCGCCGCGGTCGCCGCCGCCGACCCCGACCAGCCGCTCGGGACCGTCGCGCCGCTCGAGGAGCTCGTGTCGGAGTCGGTCTCGCAGCGCCGGCTCGCGGCGGCACTCCTCGCCGCGTTCGCGCTCGCCGCGCTGCTGCTCGCCGCCGTCGGCCTCTACGGGGTGCTCGCATTCTCGGTCGCGCGCCGGAAACGCGAGATCGGAGTGCGAATGGCGCTCGGAGCCCTTCCTTCCGCGATCGCCGGACTGGTCCTGCGGGAGAGCGCGAGAATGATCGTCGCCGGTCTCGCCGGAGGTCTCGTCGCCGCCTTCGTCCTGACCCGGTTCCTTTCCAGCCTGCTCTTCGGGGTCGCCGCGATCGATCCGGCCGCCTTCGGCGGCGTCGCCGCGGCCCTCGGCGCCGCCGGTCTCCTCGCGAGCTTTCTCCCCGCCCGCCGCGCCGCCCGCATCCCTCCGATGGAGGCGCTCCGGGATGAGTAG